The Dehalococcoidia bacterium DNA segment CACGTTATCTCCGAGATGTTTTCATTGGCGAAGGGAACCTTGAGACGGCCGTAGCCGGTTCCCACGATATATCCCAAGTCATCCAGCGATGACAGACCAGCCTTCTTAAGCGCCTCATCCATGGCGGTACGCGCCGTAATCTCTGGCTTGGTAGTGGAGGGGATAATCACGTACGAGGTGACTTCACCGTTCTTCATCACAACCGCCTTGCCGGTAGCAGAACCTACATCACAGCCTCCAACAATCATACTATCTCCTTTCTTGCTTTGTAATCTATACCTATTTCTGGCCCAGCCCCGTTGCGCTGAAGAACTTGGAAAACTTGTCCTTGACCTCGTCCACCGAGGTGTACCTCTTGTCAAAAATATCGACGCCGAGGTGCAGGTAAGGAACCCCTAGCTCACGGCACTTCTCCCTCATCATGCCGGTGTTGGCCGAGCCGTCCTTGTGGCCCATATGCGCTGGCCAGACGACGCAGTCGATCTTGTAGTCTTTGACAATTCTCTCTATATCGCCGAGGAAGTGGTCAGCCACACCCCGCGCCTGCCGGATCATGGGATACTGGGTGAGGGATCGCTTGGACAGGTCCCGGAACATGGTGTCCTCGTTCTTAGTGTCTATTGGCTCATACGGGGTATGGCCGAACATGTTCATGACGATGCTCACTCCCCACTCCGACTCCAACCACGGTTGTATGTCGAACTGCCACATCAGCGGCAGGATGTCAAACCACAGCATCCTGATCTTCTCCCCACCCGGCACACCGCTTACCCCTGCCTTTACCCGTTTCTCTGCGTTGGCAATGAGTCTCTTGAACCATTCGGCGCCCCCGGGCTTGCCGGGATAGTAGAAGGTAGCCATGGCGAAGCATTGCGGCGGGCCGATGGTCCAGTCGTGGGGACATGGCACCACCCGCCTGAGTTCGTTGTATTCCTGCCACAGCGCGTACTCCTTGTTGGACTCCTCGCATACCTCCCGCAGCCGGTCGATATCCAGCTTGTATCCGGTGTGCTCGGTGACAAAGTCCACCATACGCCTGAGCTCCTCGGCATAGTACTCATAGCTTCGCTCATCCTCCCAGTAAGGGGGGTCAGCGCCGAACATCGGGACGTCATGCCACTTGCCGTGTTTAATCGCCTGGTGGACTATTGTGGTACCGTCGCAGGGGTGAAGCAGGGCGATACATGCAGTCGGCTTTGGACTCATATCGGCCTCTACATAGTACAGTGAAAGCCTGAGCACGGTACAGAAATCGCTGCCCAGCAGCCTCTCGGATCCATCGATATCGTCGGTGATGTGTGGCGCTTCGATCCCGAGGAATGCAGTCTGGGGAAACATCCACCACGGGACACCCATGGCGGTAAATAGCTCCGCTGCATAGGCGAACCAGCTCGCGATGAATGGCTTGTCGTTTTCGGCACAATCCAGTACTTCGTCATACTTATCCAAAACCGCCTTTATTACGCCCTTATTGATCTCTGCTTCCTCGGATTCATCCAGCGAAAGCGCATCCAGGAGCATCTGCATATAGGCTTTATCATCTCTATATAGTTTAAGTGCTTTTTCAGGTTGTTTTCTCTTTGTAGTCACCGTTTACCTCCCCATGCTTTCCAGGAATGCCTGGGCCCTGGTTCTCAACTGGCCAGCGCCGGCCATGATATATTCCCTATCCAGCTTGAGGAAAGGAATACCCTCCTCTTTTAAATCCCCGCCGAGCATGAAATTCTCACCTGTCCACAGGTCGCAGAAGATCATCCGCTCGCCGATAACCCCGTCAACCTTGAATTCCTTGACCATGTCTATAACGAACTTGGACCTTTGCGGTTGAGTATCGAACATGCGCGGACAGGCGGGTTTATCCTGGATGTAGTAACGCGCCAGGGCAGCAAGCGGGTCATTGGACTTCTCATCGACCTCATTCCATATGATTCTGGTGCCGAAACACATCGAGTCGGTGACCACCAGACCTCCCTGCTCCTCGATGACTTTAATGAACGCCGGATCATCGAGTATGCCAGCCACGATCATCAACCTCGCCCGATAATCCTTGATGCCTTCCGCGTCGCTCAGCTCTTGCAGCAGCTCCTTGAGCATCTGGTTAAACGGCTCCCTCGGCATGGCGGTGCTGGCCACGACAACGGCAAGTGCTTCCGCACCGGTTATCGGCGGGTTATCCTTTTTCCTGAGCTCATAGAGCTGCCTCAGCAGGCGCCGCGTCTGGTTGTGGAGCTTTATCGCCTTCCATAACTTTTCATCGCTGATGGTGATGCCTAGATGCTTTTCCAGAGCCTCCTTCAGTATTTTTAATTCGTCGCGGAACCACTGCACCTGCACATCGGTGGTCATCTTGGGGAGGCTCATCATTTTGGTGAACGGTGTGTCCACCTTGCGTATCCAGTTATCGTATATGCGCCGGACGTGGTCGCAGTTGTTGAGCCAGATGAGCCCCTCGAGGAAATCGTAGTCGCCCTGCAGCCCCATATTGTAGCAGTGACGGCAGAAACTGCAGTTGATGCTGCTCAGATAAGCATCCGCCAGCTCCGTCCCCCTGCTGCCTGTGGCCCTCATGCGGAAGGGGACCATACCTGCGGCGGTGATGATCTCCTCCGGCCCATAGGAGCAGAAGTGGCCCACCACCTTGCCGCCCTGCTCTATCCATTTCTTCAATTCAGGGTTAACGATGGTCTCGGTTGCTTCCTGGAATTGCTGCAATACCTTCGATTTTACTGTGGTCTCCAATTCATTTCCCCCTTTCCAGGCACCTATTTTTTGGGATGCACTACCTCTATAAAGAGACAGCTTTGTACTGCTCCCGGTAAATTATTTTTGAGGCGAATAATCTGGGTGGCGCAGTATACTACACTATATACTATAAATCGAATTTAACTGGGTGTCAACGGTTCACCTGCTCCATAAAGGTTTAGCAGCGGCGCTTCGAGCGTGATTGAAGGCGGGGGCAGATCACTGCTACACGGTGATTGGGGGAGGGGGTATAGTTGATGGCTAATGCTCCTGGCAATGGCAGTAACAAATGGCTAGGGGTGACGGGTAAGTGATGTGCTGGTCACAGAGGCTTGCCCGCACAATTTTTCTATCGTAAAATGGAACGTGCACAAAAAGGAGCACATTGTTAGTAGTTTAGCGTTCAGGCAAACAGGGTAAAGTTTGCTGGGCACCGTTGCAGAAGGAGGTTACTAATGGAAACAGGCGATGTATACACCGAACTGGTTAAGAGGCTGAATTATACCGGGTCGGAAAGTCTGCTCCGGGTATTGCAGAAGCTTTTTACCCCTGATGAGGGTAGGCTGCTGCTCCAATTACCGGCTGAGCCATCTGACTTGGCCCGTAAATCGGGAACGGACGAGGAGACGGTGCAGCGGAAGCTCGAGGAGTTCATGGAGAGAGGACTGGTCATCCCCACCAGTAAGGGGTTTTGCTTCGCCCGAGATGTGACGCAGCTGCATGATTCCACGCTTTCTAGCGATGAGAAATGGATCGATACCGAGATTCTGGACCTGTGGAAGGAGCTTCAGGAAACTGAGTGGATTCAGCGAATGGCAAGCGGCCTCGGGGATTCGTATGTGCAGTTTATCAGGGTTCTTCCCGCCTGGAAGGCGATCGAGCGGAGCCCTGAAATCTCGGACGGCGAGCTTTTACCCGAGGAGAATATCAGGGAGCTAATTAAAGGAGCAGACCACATCGCAGTGATTCCCTGTAGCTGCCGCAGGTCGATGAGGGGGTGTGATGCCCCGATTGATGTCTGCCTTCAATTCAACCGGGGAGCGGAATATGCCATCAATCGGGGTGCCGGAAACAGGATTTCCGCGGAGGAGGCCGTCGCTATCGCCGATCGAGCTGAGGATGTGGGCCTGATACACACCTGGCCCATGGCGGCATACGGTCGTCTGAATGAGATATGTAACTGTTGCCGCGATTGCTGTGCCATCTTCGCTATCGGCATCAAGCTGGGCAATATGGAGCAAATTCTGGAGAAGAGCCGTTTTCGTGCTGAAGTCGATCAGGAGCTTTGTAACGGCTGCCAGGACTGTGTGGAGCGGTGCTTTTTTGAGGCAATAGAAATGAAGAAGTCTTCCACATCCAGGAAGCTCAAGGCCACGATCGATTTGGCAAAGTGCTTCGGTTGCGGCCTGTGTGCTGTCGTCTGCGACCCTGGTGCTATTATCATGAAGGTGGAGCAAGCATAGAGAGCGTGGATATCCAGGAAAGATCGCTTACGCGCTGGCTAATTGGAATACACAGTGGTTAGGGGCGCCAAGAGCACTACTAACGCTCCACGGTCCGGGCAAGCGACTTCCTTGCCGAATCTGGCTCCTGACACCGTCTGAGTGCCTCTTCCAGGGAGATGATCCGTCTATGGTATAGTTGCATTATCGCTTGATCTATCGTTTGCATGCCATAACGGGAGCTCGTCTGCATGGTGCTCCACATCTGGGAAGTCCTCGACTCCCGAATGAGGTTTCTTATGGCATCGTTGGCGACCATAACCTCCACGGCGACGGCACGCCCTCTGCCGT contains these protein-coding regions:
- a CDS encoding 2-hydroxyacyl-CoA dehydratase family protein; this encodes MTTKRKQPEKALKLYRDDKAYMQMLLDALSLDESEEAEINKGVIKAVLDKYDEVLDCAENDKPFIASWFAYAAELFTAMGVPWWMFPQTAFLGIEAPHITDDIDGSERLLGSDFCTVLRLSLYYVEADMSPKPTACIALLHPCDGTTIVHQAIKHGKWHDVPMFGADPPYWEDERSYEYYAEELRRMVDFVTEHTGYKLDIDRLREVCEESNKEYALWQEYNELRRVVPCPHDWTIGPPQCFAMATFYYPGKPGGAEWFKRLIANAEKRVKAGVSGVPGGEKIRMLWFDILPLMWQFDIQPWLESEWGVSIVMNMFGHTPYEPIDTKNEDTMFRDLSKRSLTQYPMIRQARGVADHFLGDIERIVKDYKIDCVVWPAHMGHKDGSANTGMMREKCRELGVPYLHLGVDIFDKRYTSVDEVKDKFSKFFSATGLGQK
- a CDS encoding 2-hydroxyacyl-CoA dehydratase family protein — its product is METTVKSKVLQQFQEATETIVNPELKKWIEQGGKVVGHFCSYGPEEIITAAGMVPFRMRATGSRGTELADAYLSSINCSFCRHCYNMGLQGDYDFLEGLIWLNNCDHVRRIYDNWIRKVDTPFTKMMSLPKMTTDVQVQWFRDELKILKEALEKHLGITISDEKLWKAIKLHNQTRRLLRQLYELRKKDNPPITGAEALAVVVASTAMPREPFNQMLKELLQELSDAEGIKDYRARLMIVAGILDDPAFIKVIEEQGGLVVTDSMCFGTRIIWNEVDEKSNDPLAALARYYIQDKPACPRMFDTQPQRSKFVIDMVKEFKVDGVIGERMIFCDLWTGENFMLGGDLKEEGIPFLKLDREYIMAGAGQLRTRAQAFLESMGR
- a CDS encoding 4Fe-4S binding protein, yielding METGDVYTELVKRLNYTGSESLLRVLQKLFTPDEGRLLLQLPAEPSDLARKSGTDEETVQRKLEEFMERGLVIPTSKGFCFARDVTQLHDSTLSSDEKWIDTEILDLWKELQETEWIQRMASGLGDSYVQFIRVLPAWKAIERSPEISDGELLPEENIRELIKGADHIAVIPCSCRRSMRGCDAPIDVCLQFNRGAEYAINRGAGNRISAEEAVAIADRAEDVGLIHTWPMAAYGRLNEICNCCRDCCAIFAIGIKLGNMEQILEKSRFRAEVDQELCNGCQDCVERCFFEAIEMKKSSTSRKLKATIDLAKCFGCGLCAVVCDPGAIIMKVEQA